From Heteronotia binoei isolate CCM8104 ecotype False Entrance Well chromosome 3, APGP_CSIRO_Hbin_v1, whole genome shotgun sequence, a single genomic window includes:
- the GET1 gene encoding guided entry of tail-anchored proteins factor 1 has translation MSEQRVEAESTTDAGAWLLVLSSVFLCNLLKILLPSCSSVISKLLQKDVEQESQMRSEIQNMKQELATISMMDEFARYARLERKINKMTDKLKTHVKTRTAQLAKIKWVINIVFYILQAALMISLIWKYYSEPVTVLPSKWLAPLERFVAFPTGVAGGVGITCWLVVCNKVVAIMLHSFS, from the exons ATGAGCGAGCAGCGAGTGGAGGCAGAAAGCACGACGGATGCCGGCGCTTGGCTGCTTGTGCTGAGCTCCGTGTTCTTGTGCAACCTACTCAAAATTCTTTTGCCTTCCTGTTCCTCTGTA aTATCAAAGTTGCTACAGAAGGATGTTGAGCAGGAATCACAGATGAGGTCTGAAATTCAGAACATGAAGCAAGAACTTGCTACCATTAGTATGATGGATGAATTTGCCAGATACGCCAGATTAGAAAGAAAGATTAACAAAATGACTGACAAGCTTAAGACTCACG TGAAAACACGAACAGCTCAACTTGCAAAAATAAAGTGGGTAATAAATATCGTCTTCTATATTTTGCAA GCTGCTTTAATGATCTCACTAATTTGGAAATATTACTCAGAACCAGTTACTGTTCTTCCAAGCAAATGGCTAGCCCCATTAGAACGTTTTGTAGCTTTTCCAACAGGAGTAGCAG gtgGTGTTGGCATTACATGTTGGTTGGTGGTTTGCAACAAAGTAGTGGCCATTATGCTTCACTCTTTCAGCTGA
- the HMGN1 gene encoding non-histone chromosomal protein HMG-14, which translates to MPKRKVNAAEEEPKRRSARLSAKPVPAKVETKPKKAASKDKSEEKKAEIKGKRGPKGKQAAEIKKDEVKDYLPTENGEAKSDEVPVSDADGEKEAKSE; encoded by the exons ATGCCGAAAAGAAAG GTTAACGCTGCTGAAGAAGAG CCTAAGAGGCGATCAGCACGACTGTCAGCT AAACCTGTTCCTGCCAAAGTTGAAACCAAGCCAAAAAAGGCAGCTTCAAAG GATAAATCTGAGGAAAAGAAAGCCGAAATCAAAGGGAAAAGAGGACCAAAGGGGAAGCAAGCTGCAGAGATTAAGAAAGATGAAGTGAAGGATTATTTGCCTACAGAAAATGGAGAAGCAAAAAGTGATGAG GTTCCAGTATCTGACGCAGAtggagagaaagaagcaaaatCTGAGTAG